The following nucleotide sequence is from Streptomyces pactum.
CGGCCGGGAGGGAACCCCGGCGGCGGCCCCGGTCGAGCCCTCGCGGGCCGGCCCGCTGTCCGTGCGCCTGCTGACCCGTACCGAGGACGGCGAGCGGCTGAGCGCTCTGCTGTGGCGGGCGGGCCCGGGCTGGCGGATGATCAGCAGCGCGGTGCTGGGCGGAGGCATCGGCGAGCGCGCCTGGGTCCTCAACGCGCAGGTCTCCCACGGCTACCGGCGCACCGACGCCGACCGGCACCTCGCCGGCCTGGCCGCCGACGCCGGGGTGACCGGGGCCGGTGTGGGCCTGATGACGGCCGCCGACGTGGGGGCGTACGGCCATGCCCGGGACGGTGGTGCGGCCGCGGTCGCCACCGCGGGGCTGGGCGTACGCGGGTGGGCGGCGGCCTCCCCGGCGGAGTCCCCGGCGGTGGCCTCGGCCGTGCCGGCCCCGCCGGGCACCGTCAACATCGTCGTCGCCCTCCCGGTGGCCCTGACCGACGCCGCGCTGGTCAACGCGGTGGCCACGGCCACCGAGGCGAAGGTGCAGGCGCTGCTGGAGGCCGGTTACGACTGTTCCGGCACGCCCACCGACGCCGTCTGTGTCGCCGCGCACACGCCGGTGCCGGGCGCGGAGGTCCACGCCTTCGCGGGACCTCGCTCACGGTGGGGATCCCGGCTGGCCCGCGCCGTCCACTCCGCCGTACGGAGCGCCGCCGCGCGGGCCGCCGCCGCACCGTGACGCCGTGTCCGGAACGCGGCGGGCGGCCGCCCGCCCCGGGCCCGGCGGCGTCGCGCCCCACCGGCGCCGCGGGTTCCCGGCGGGGGCGCCGCCTTCTGACGGTCCGTCACCACCGGCGTTCGTGCCCCTTTTCCCTGCCCGGCGGGAGCGTCCCGCACCGGGAACGCACGGGCCGGCGGCCCGGGCCGGCCGGGGGCACCCCGCTCCGGCGGGCCCGCTCCCGGCACATCGGCCGGGACCGGCTGCGCCGCGTCAGGCGCTTCCGGCGTCCGGCAGGTCAGCCGGGGCTGCGGTACCGGGTCCGCGGTGCCGGGTCCCGGGTGCCGGGTCCGCGGTGCGGGCCGGCGGCCCGCACCCCGGCCGCAGGCCGCCTCAGGCGGTGCCGGCGGTGTGCACCGAGGCGAACAGCCCGCGGCAGGTGCCACCGTCGGGTCCCTGCCATTCGGCGGTGACCTCGCCCAGGGCGGATCCCGCGTCGGCCGCGCCCGGTCCCGCCGGGGCCAGGACACGGTGGAACCGCAGCGTCAGTTCACCGGCCGCCCCTGCCCGGACCAGGACATCGGTGCCCTCCGGACCGTGGCCCACCTCCACCGGCCCGGACACCGTCCCGATCACGGCGTCCGCGAAGCGGCCGGTGACCGACGGGTCGGTCTGGTTGCTGATGCTCTGGGCCTGGGCCTCGACCCGGCCCAGCATGAACGCGAACAACTGCGTGACGAGCACCGGGTCGTACGTCCCGTCGTAGATCCACCGGCGCCCCAGCACCCCGTGCTCGGAGGTGCCGAGCAGGGCCCGGTCCGCACCGGCGAGCGGCGCCCCGCGGTAGGTGAGGGGCACCAGGTAGTCACCGGGCCGGTCCTCGGCGGCGTCCCGGGCCACCATGAACTCGATGCCGACCTCCCCGTCGGGGTCGTCGAGCCGGAAACCGCCCACCCGGGACAGCTCCGGCCGGCTTCCGCCGCCCCGGTACCACGGCTGATCGGGCAGCCACGGGGTGAGCAGTTCGAGTTTCGTGGGCGTCAGCGTCGTACGGTGAATGACGGCCATGCGGCGGCACCTTTCCCTGGTCGGAGCCCCCATCCTGCCACCGCCGGGGTGGGCCCCCGGCACCCGGGACCGGCCATCCGGCGCTGCCGGCGAGCCTCCGGAACCCGCCGCGCCCGGCGTGGTGTTGTCCCGGCCGCACCCGCGCGACGGGCGGGTGACCTCCGTGGATGTACCGGCGTCGTTGTTACCCGCTCATCATGTGCTCATCGCGGCGCCACCACACGGAGCCGCGACCGTGATGCGCATGATCACGCGCAGACAACCGCATCCGAACGCCGGGCGCCGGGTCCTCTCCGTCCTGCTGACCCTGACCGCCTCGGCCGCTGCCCTGGCGGTCCCGGGCCCGGCGTCCGCCACCCCGGCCGGCGCCCCGGCCCCGACCGGTTCGATCCGCTGGGGCACCTGCCCGGCGAGCGATCCGCTCCCCGCACCCGGCCCGCAGGTGCAGTGCGGCACGCTCCGGGTGCCGGTGGACTGGTCGCAACCGGACGGCCCCACGACCGACATCTTCGTCGCCCGGCACCGGGCCACCGACCCCGGGCGGCGGGTCGGTGTGCTGATGACGAACCCGGGCGGGCCGGGGGCTCCCGGCGCCGACTCCGCGATGTACGCGGACGACCCCTACTCCGGCTACTCCGCCTCCCTGCGGGAGCGCTTCGACATCGTGGGG
It contains:
- a CDS encoding adenosylcobinamide amidohydrolase — encoded protein: MSVRLLTRTEDGERLSALLWRAGPGWRMISSAVLGGGIGERAWVLNAQVSHGYRRTDADRHLAGLAADAGVTGAGVGLMTAADVGAYGHARDGGAAAVATAGLGVRGWAAASPAESPAVASAVPAPPGTVNIVVALPVALTDAALVNAVATATEAKVQALLEAGYDCSGTPTDAVCVAAHTPVPGAEVHAFAGPRSRWGSRLARAVHSAVRSAAARAAAAP
- a CDS encoding maltokinase N-terminal cap-like domain-containing protein, which produces MAVIHRTTLTPTKLELLTPWLPDQPWYRGGGSRPELSRVGGFRLDDPDGEVGIEFMVARDAAEDRPGDYLVPLTYRGAPLAGADRALLGTSEHGVLGRRWIYDGTYDPVLVTQLFAFMLGRVEAQAQSISNQTDPSVTGRFADAVIGTVSGPVEVGHGPEGTDVLVRAGAAGELTLRFHRVLAPAGPGAADAGSALGEVTAEWQGPDGGTCRGLFASVHTAGTA